Proteins co-encoded in one Listeria ivanovii subsp. ivanovii genomic window:
- a CDS encoding DUF4303 domain-containing protein has translation MKINTESIVNFAINGVEKFLQENPTLTFYALAFDCNAEYAEINLCLNTEEAFSERLAACQSGRFAEQYQTAERIYDLKYNTGDWEYQSFDTFYVFTDEELTMVFNDLYPNGVEDDYQAWIKFTKELLGEFAKSLLTFSKTETFKKIPKTTDFEFFCIDHDEELETAKSRMAQCSK, from the coding sequence ATGAAAATCAATACAGAAAGCATTGTAAACTTTGCTATTAATGGAGTAGAAAAATTTTTGCAGGAAAATCCAACTTTAACGTTTTATGCGTTAGCTTTTGACTGTAATGCGGAATATGCGGAAATCAATCTATGTTTAAACACGGAGGAAGCTTTTTCTGAACGATTAGCTGCATGCCAAAGTGGAAGATTTGCGGAACAGTATCAAACTGCGGAACGTATTTACGATTTAAAATATAATACCGGAGATTGGGAATATCAATCTTTTGATACGTTTTATGTTTTCACGGATGAGGAATTAACAATGGTTTTTAATGATCTGTATCCGAATGGAGTGGAGGATGATTACCAAGCTTGGATAAAATTTACAAAAGAATTACTAGGAGAATTTGCCAAAAGTCTGCTTACATTTTCCAAAACAGAGACATTTAAAAAAATTCCTAAAACAACTGATTTCGAGTTTTTCTGTATTGATCATGATGAAGAATTAGAAACGGCTAAAAGTAGAATGGCGCAATGCAGTAAATAA
- a CDS encoding transposase: protein MRKTYDCEFKRKISQDILEKKVTIKRISEEYNISRPTISRWVSEYHRYEKKAFAGQGKRLPDKADFYILEQENKRLKEENEILKKFKTSVKQKSSSF from the coding sequence TTGAGAAAAACATATGATTGTGAATTTAAACGGAAGATTTCTCAAGATATTCTTGAGAAGAAAGTAACTATCAAGAGAATTTCTGAAGAATATAATATCTCTCGTCCAACAATTTCTCGGTGGGTTTCAGAATATCATCGATACGAAAAAAAGGCTTTTGCCGGACAAGGAAAAAGATTACCTGATAAAGCAGATTTCTACATTCTTGAACAGGAAAATAAACGGCTAAAAGAGGAAAATGAAATTTTAAAAAAGTTCAAAACGTCTGTGAAGCAAAAAAGTAGTTCATTTTGA
- a CDS encoding putative quinol monooxygenase: MKVGYGLLTAFYTHPGERDQLATMLLEAAESLEEYNTCIQYIVSVSETEADTIFVSEIWVDKGHHEASLDNISVKNMIQKAKPLIKEVKRIQELDILGGKGM, from the coding sequence ATGAAAGTTGGTTATGGGTTATTAACGGCATTTTATACACATCCTGGAGAGCGAGATCAGTTAGCGACTATGTTGCTTGAAGCAGCAGAAAGTTTGGAAGAATATAATACGTGCATCCAGTATATCGTTAGTGTTTCTGAGACAGAAGCAGATACCATTTTTGTTTCAGAAATCTGGGTCGACAAAGGGCACCACGAAGCTTCCTTAGATAACATTTCTGTCAAAAACATGATTCAAAAAGCAAAACCGCTAATCAAGGAAGTTAAACGAATTCAAGAGTTAGATATCCTTGGTGGCAAAGGAATGTAA
- a CDS encoding MepB family protein produces the protein MSYQALLETEFGDFEIIRHEEQNNEYQGMVIQTTKDGSTIRTRLAKKTAKKEGYFVAFWEKNDQNTNVAFAEKNSPDFLCMVVIDNDLQGLFVIPKQILGEKGILSRAGRKGKMAARFYPAWCQNLNKTAQKTQSWQLAFFKTIKLED, from the coding sequence ATGAGCTATCAAGCGCTTTTAGAAACGGAATTTGGTGATTTTGAAATAATTCGCCACGAAGAGCAAAATAACGAATATCAAGGAATGGTGATTCAAACTACAAAAGATGGTAGTACTATCCGGACGCGTTTAGCGAAAAAAACAGCCAAAAAAGAAGGATATTTTGTCGCTTTTTGGGAGAAAAATGATCAAAATACGAATGTCGCTTTTGCTGAGAAAAATAGTCCGGATTTTTTATGTATGGTTGTTATTGATAATGATTTACAAGGGCTATTTGTTATACCGAAGCAAATTTTAGGCGAAAAAGGTATTTTAAGCAGAGCGGGGAGAAAAGGGAAAATGGCTGCTAGATTTTATCCTGCCTGGTGCCAAAATTTAAATAAAACGGCGCAGAAAACACAATCCTGGCAATTAGCTTTTTTCAAAACGATTAAATTGGAGGACTAA
- the tagD gene encoding glycerol-3-phosphate cytidylyltransferase — MKKVITYGTFDLIHWGHIRLLERAKALGDYLIVAISTDEFNRIKHKEAYHNFEHRKLILEAIRYVDEVIPESNWEQKLEDVQNRDIDIFVMGDDWEGEFDFLKPYCEVVYLPRTDGISTSKIKDDLK; from the coding sequence ATGAAAAAAGTAATTACATATGGCACATTTGATTTAATTCATTGGGGGCATATTCGTTTATTAGAACGAGCTAAAGCGCTTGGAGATTATTTGATTGTCGCAATTTCAACAGACGAGTTCAATCGAATCAAGCATAAAGAGGCATACCATAACTTTGAGCACCGTAAACTGATTTTAGAAGCGATAAGATATGTGGATGAAGTAATCCCAGAAAGCAACTGGGAACAAAAACTAGAAGACGTACAAAATCGTGATATTGATATTTTTGTAATGGGAGATGATTGGGAAGGTGAATTTGACTTTCTAAAACCATATTGCGAAGTGGTCTATTTACCACGTACAGACGGAATCTCTACTTCAAAGATAAAAGATGATTTAAAATAG
- a CDS encoding DUF4274 domain-containing protein: MSTTEEEFEEQVSELFINYLEKCTPEEIHQVVVEWNFDNPKKPIYWIANSPKTDKGTVLMLFWLMEPDFAYQFETREEMLEKSSWYVEDFDIVTVLEEKYLAEFYQNQVYGYAPPAEFQEEEMKRAIASEMFVLLKGLEVSESAEWEDGFPPELQERYNELAESVEE, translated from the coding sequence ATAAGTACTACAGAAGAAGAATTTGAAGAACAGGTTTCGGAGTTATTTATTAACTATCTAGAAAAATGCACGCCTGAAGAGATACATCAAGTGGTTGTAGAATGGAATTTTGATAATCCTAAGAAACCGATTTATTGGATTGCCAATTCGCCGAAAACGGATAAAGGGACGGTGTTAATGTTATTTTGGTTAATGGAGCCAGACTTTGCTTATCAATTTGAAACGAGAGAAGAAATGCTTGAAAAAAGCAGTTGGTATGTGGAAGATTTTGATATTGTTACTGTTTTGGAAGAAAAGTACTTAGCTGAGTTCTATCAAAATCAAGTCTATGGTTACGCACCACCAGCCGAGTTTCAAGAGGAGGAAATGAAAAGAGCGATTGCGAGCGAAATGTTTGTTCTTTTGAAAGGGCTAGAAGTTTCTGAGTCGGCGGAATGGGAAGATGGTTTTCCTCCTGAATTGCAAGAACGGTATAATGAACTAGCTGAATCAGTGGAAGAATAA
- a CDS encoding DUF3884 family protein: MDNFFIPKVYQVRFIKIEPIELDDFSELKELGDWLSHSTHILGCPSKPQKKAFEDKFFEITNLY; the protein is encoded by the coding sequence ATTGATAATTTTTTCATACCTAAAGTTTATCAAGTACGATTCATAAAAATAGAGCCAATTGAACTTGATGATTTTTCGGAATTGAAGGAACTTGGCGATTGGCTAAGTCACTCAACCCACATTTTGGGTTGCCCTTCTAAACCTCAGAAAAAAGCTTTTGAAGATAAGTTTTTTGAGATTACAAATTTATATTAA
- a CDS encoding VOC family protein translates to MSLNVKSITVGLPVSNLEESASWYEKLLMSDEKLIPVEGVIEYLIGSVWIQLFEEKINASENILRLEVEDLETEFERLKTLGVIVDEVIEDVPGVIRYFDFSDLDGNKLSLYWLYAQE, encoded by the coding sequence ATGAGTTTAAATGTAAAGAGTATCACTGTTGGTCTACCAGTAAGTAATTTGGAGGAATCTGCAAGTTGGTATGAAAAACTTCTTATGAGTGATGAGAAACTTATTCCTGTTGAAGGAGTTATTGAATATCTAATTGGTTCAGTTTGGATTCAACTGTTCGAAGAAAAAATTAATGCTTCAGAGAACATTTTACGTTTAGAAGTGGAAGATTTAGAAACAGAATTTGAACGTTTAAAAACACTTGGAGTAATAGTTGACGAGGTGATAGAGGATGTACCAGGTGTCATTCGATACTTTGATTTCTCTGATCTAGATGGCAATAAGTTATCGCTCTATTGGTTATACGCTCAAGAATAG
- the nadE gene encoding ammonia-dependent NAD(+) synthetase produces the protein MEIRNRILADMQVAETIDAQAEIRKSVDFLKAYLTKHPFLKSFVLGISGGQDSTLAGKLAQMAISELRSETADEEYQFFAVSLPYGTQLDESDRQDALDFMQPDNRLTVNIKASVDASVAALNEAGVELSDFAKGNEKARERMKVQYAIAAMNKGVVVGTDHSAEAVTGFYTKYGDGGTDINPLFRLNKRQGKALLKELGCPEHLYLKKPTADLEDNKPALPDEVALGVTYDQIDDYLEGKTVPAEAAAKIENWFIKTEHKRHMAITIFDDFWK, from the coding sequence ATGGAAATCAGAAACAGAATTTTAGCAGATATGCAAGTAGCAGAAACGATTGATGCACAAGCAGAAATTAGAAAAAGTGTCGATTTTTTAAAAGCATATTTAACAAAGCATCCGTTCTTAAAAAGCTTTGTTCTTGGGATTTCTGGTGGGCAAGATTCCACTTTAGCAGGCAAACTAGCACAAATGGCGATAAGTGAACTTCGCTCAGAAACGGCTGACGAGGAATATCAGTTTTTCGCGGTGAGCTTACCATACGGAACTCAACTAGATGAATCGGACCGTCAAGATGCCCTTGATTTTATGCAACCGGACAACAGACTGACCGTCAATATTAAAGCTTCTGTGGATGCGAGTGTGGCAGCTCTTAATGAAGCAGGCGTGGAGCTGTCTGATTTTGCTAAAGGAAATGAGAAAGCGCGCGAACGGATGAAAGTTCAATACGCGATTGCGGCAATGAATAAAGGTGTAGTCGTTGGAACAGATCACTCGGCAGAAGCAGTTACTGGTTTTTATACAAAATATGGCGATGGTGGAACAGATATTAATCCGCTATTTCGTTTAAACAAACGACAAGGCAAGGCCCTTCTAAAAGAACTCGGTTGTCCGGAACATTTATATTTGAAAAAACCGACTGCTGATTTAGAAGATAATAAACCAGCCCTTCCCGATGAAGTAGCGCTAGGTGTTACTTACGATCAAATTGATGATTACTTGGAAGGCAAAACGGTTCCAGCCGAAGCAGCAGCAAAAATCGAAAACTGGTTTATCAAAACCGAGCATAAGCGCCATATGGCAATAACGATATTTGATGATTTCTGGAAATAG
- a CDS encoding helix-turn-helix domain-containing protein: protein MKTKMTEILSFISEEAVSRKMTSEEIAVHFGYDKHHFSRKFKEINGFSVVELLSSLKVEKAIIKLDEDKRVIDLQEHSGFESSGSFTNTFKKYTGSSPKKYMNEMSEIFFDVKSFEKDDKDKSIAHFEEKNHSFCTVNIEVPDGFEKGIIFIGIFRTLIPNHMPISGLASKNLIGNKLKNIPSGDYYLLACAISCSNNILSYFNLGNSLRGKEDGRLSFPKCSGNSYTIKLREPIPEDPPILVNVGKLLISYLKNTI, encoded by the coding sequence ATGAAGACCAAGATGACTGAAATTCTATCTTTCATTTCAGAAGAAGCAGTTAGTAGAAAAATGACAAGTGAGGAAATTGCTGTTCACTTTGGTTATGATAAACATCACTTTAGCCGGAAATTTAAAGAAATAAATGGATTCAGTGTTGTTGAATTACTCTCTAGTTTAAAAGTTGAAAAAGCGATTATTAAACTTGATGAAGACAAGAGAGTAATCGATCTACAAGAACATTCAGGTTTTGAAAGTAGTGGTAGTTTCACGAACACTTTTAAAAAATATACAGGTAGTTCTCCTAAAAAGTACATGAATGAAATGAGTGAAATTTTTTTTGATGTTAAAAGTTTTGAAAAAGATGATAAGGATAAGTCGATAGCGCATTTTGAAGAAAAGAATCATTCTTTTTGTACAGTAAATATTGAAGTACCGGATGGATTTGAAAAGGGAATCATATTTATTGGGATTTTCCGTACACTTATACCGAATCACATGCCTATATCTGGTTTAGCCAGTAAAAATTTAATAGGAAATAAATTGAAAAATATTCCAAGCGGAGACTATTATTTATTAGCTTGTGCGATAAGCTGTTCCAATAATATTCTATCTTACTTTAACTTAGGCAATAGTTTAAGGGGGAAAGAAGATGGAAGGTTATCTTTTCCAAAATGTTCTGGCAATAGTTACACGATTAAGCTGAGAGAACCAATACCAGAAGACCCACCAATATTAGTTAATGTGGGGAAACTTTTAATCTCTTACTTAAAAAACACAATCTAG
- a CDS encoding T7SS effector LXG polymorphic toxin — protein sequence MSRIDIAELSGFLHNLKNSNDEARFMLKKVQAAAQDYADDNSLKGQAIKTSQTYFEQTYSVICKSLFEALNESEDRLEQYICDFKDQVDASPNARIDAELLQEAMHRLAEIKRKQEDLLQRMAASTGTLYEGR from the coding sequence TTGAGTCGAATTGACATCGCAGAATTAAGCGGGTTTCTACATAATTTGAAAAACAGTAATGATGAAGCAAGATTTATGCTCAAAAAAGTACAAGCGGCGGCGCAGGATTATGCAGATGATAATAGTTTAAAAGGGCAAGCAATCAAAACATCGCAAACCTATTTTGAACAAACCTATTCCGTCATTTGCAAAAGCCTTTTCGAAGCACTAAATGAAAGCGAAGATAGACTGGAGCAATATATTTGTGATTTCAAAGACCAAGTAGATGCTTCACCAAATGCGCGAATTGATGCAGAACTACTACAAGAAGCAATGCACCGACTTGCCGAAATTAAACGGAAACAAGAAGACTTGCTACAAAGAATGGCCGCTTCTACAGGAACTTTATATGAAGGTAGATAA
- a CDS encoding IS3 family transposase has translation MVNECFCKHKGRYGSPRIAQQLYDEGIETNKRVVAVLMRGMNLCAKGVHRRNSSYGKAIEEIVKENLLNRQFEAKKISNLTDC, from the coding sequence ATAGTAAACGAGTGTTTCTGTAAACACAAAGGTCGATATGGATCCCCAAGAATCGCTCAACAGCTTTACGATGAAGGAATCGAAACTAATAAACGTGTTGTGGCTGTCCTAATGCGTGGAATGAATTTATGCGCAAAAGGAGTTCATCGACGCAACTCTTCTTATGGAAAAGCAATTGAAGAAATAGTAAAAGAAAATTTATTGAATCGACAATTTGAAGCGAAGAAAATAAGTAATCTAACTGACTGTTGA
- the guaA gene encoding glutamine-hydrolyzing GMP synthase → MFKIMKDFTEQEKIIVLDFGSQYNQLITRRIRDFGVYSELHPHTITLEEMKALNPTGIIFSGGPNSVYDKDAFRADERIFDMGIPILGICYGMQLMTVHFDGKVEAAKDREYGKADIHVEVPNRLFAGLPTDQVVWMSHGDLVVKEPAGFEVTTTSPSCPIAGIADEARQLYGVQFHPEVRHSEYGNELLKNFALNICGCKGDWTMENFSEVEIAKIQEIVGDKKVLLALSGGVDSSVVGVLIHKAIGDQLTCIFVDHGLLRKGEADQVMATLQGEFNMNIIKVDAKKRFMDKLAGVSDPEQKRKIIGNEFIYVFDDEANKLDGVEFLAQGTLYTDIIESGTATAQTIKSHHNVGGLPEDMQFKLIEPLNTLFKDEVRALGTELGMPDAIVWRQPFPGPGLGIRVLGEITEEKLEIVRDSDYILREEIKKAGLEREIWQYFTALPNIRSVGVMGDGRTYDHTVVVRAVTSIDGMTADWARIPWDVLEKISVRIVNEVAHVNRVVYDITSKPPATVEWE, encoded by the coding sequence TTGTTTAAAATTATGAAAGACTTTACCGAGCAAGAGAAAATTATCGTTCTAGACTTTGGTAGCCAGTACAATCAACTAATTACGCGCCGTATCCGTGATTTCGGTGTGTATAGTGAATTACATCCGCATACTATCACTCTCGAAGAAATGAAAGCACTAAATCCAACGGGAATTATTTTTTCAGGAGGACCAAACAGCGTATACGACAAAGACGCTTTCCGTGCTGATGAAAGAATTTTTGACATGGGCATTCCGATTTTAGGAATTTGTTATGGTATGCAATTAATGACTGTCCATTTTGATGGAAAAGTAGAAGCAGCAAAAGACCGTGAATACGGAAAAGCAGATATCCATGTAGAAGTACCTAACCGTTTATTTGCCGGATTACCAACTGATCAAGTAGTTTGGATGAGCCACGGTGACTTAGTAGTGAAAGAACCAGCTGGCTTTGAAGTAACGACAACAAGCCCATCTTGCCCGATTGCGGGAATTGCTGACGAAGCTCGCCAACTTTATGGTGTACAATTCCATCCAGAAGTACGTCACTCTGAATACGGAAACGAACTACTGAAGAATTTTGCCTTAAACATCTGTGGCTGTAAAGGTGACTGGACAATGGAAAACTTTAGCGAAGTTGAAATCGCTAAAATCCAAGAAATCGTTGGCGACAAAAAAGTCTTGCTAGCTCTTTCAGGCGGCGTTGATTCTTCTGTTGTTGGTGTGTTAATCCATAAAGCGATCGGCGACCAACTAACCTGTATTTTCGTTGACCACGGCTTGCTTCGTAAAGGTGAAGCAGACCAAGTAATGGCGACGCTACAAGGTGAATTCAATATGAACATCATCAAAGTAGATGCGAAAAAACGCTTCATGGACAAACTAGCAGGCGTTTCTGACCCAGAACAAAAACGCAAAATTATCGGTAACGAATTCATTTACGTTTTCGATGACGAAGCAAACAAACTAGATGGCGTAGAATTCCTCGCACAAGGAACACTTTACACCGATATTATCGAAAGTGGTACAGCAACCGCCCAAACAATCAAATCACATCACAACGTTGGCGGCCTACCAGAAGATATGCAATTTAAACTAATCGAACCACTGAATACGCTTTTCAAAGATGAAGTTCGCGCTCTAGGAACCGAACTTGGCATGCCTGACGCAATCGTGTGGCGCCAACCATTCCCAGGTCCAGGTCTTGGAATCCGCGTACTTGGCGAAATCACCGAAGAAAAACTAGAAATCGTTCGTGATTCTGATTATATTTTACGAGAAGAAATCAAAAAAGCCGGCTTAGAACGCGAAATCTGGCAATACTTCACAGCACTTCCAAATATCCGTAGCGTTGGTGTTATGGGTGACGGAAGAACGTATGACCATACAGTGGTTGTTCGTGCGGTGACGAGTATTGATGGGATGACAGCGGATTGGGCTCGTATTCCGTGGGATGTGCTGGAGAAGATTTCGGTGCGGATCGTGAATGAAGTAGCTCATGTGAACCGGGTTGTTTATGATATTACGAGTAAACCGCCTGCTACGGTGGAGTGGGAGTAG
- a CDS encoding nicotinate phosphoribosyltransferase, translated as MTNLFQDDSLTLHTDLYQLNMMKAYFDDGLHERRSVFEVFFRDMPFDSGFVVFAGLERIIHYMQNLRFTETDIAYLQDELGFDGPFLEYLRTFKFKGNILAAKEGEFVFKTEPILQVEASLAEAQLIETALLNIVNFQTLIATKAARIRSVIEDETFAEFGTRRAQEMDAAIWGTRAAYIGGCDSTSNVRAGKIFGIPVSGTMAHAMVQAYRDELEAFRSYAKTHFDAIFLVDTYDTLKSGVPNAIKVAQEMGDKINFIGIRLDSGDMAFLSKKARQMLDDAGFTEAKIFASSDLDEHTILSLKAQKAKIDSWGVGTKLITAYDQPALGAVYKMAAIADENDILQDSIKLSSNTEKVSTPGKKKVYRIITNEEGLKAEGDYIALADESLENVDKLTMFHPVHTYIMKTVENFTARELLVPIFKDGELVYEMPTLDEIKAYKEENLALLWDEYKRTVRPEQYPVDLSVKCWKNKMRNIEKVRKSVQLHSPVELDMPF; from the coding sequence ATGACAAATTTATTTCAAGATGATAGTCTCACGCTACATACAGACTTATATCAACTAAATATGATGAAAGCGTATTTTGACGATGGACTTCATGAGCGTAGATCGGTATTTGAAGTTTTTTTCCGAGATATGCCATTTGATTCAGGTTTTGTTGTATTTGCTGGACTAGAACGAATTATTCATTATATGCAAAATTTACGTTTTACGGAAACGGATATTGCTTATTTGCAGGATGAGCTTGGTTTTGACGGCCCATTTTTAGAATATTTACGAACATTTAAATTCAAAGGAAATATTCTTGCAGCGAAAGAAGGCGAGTTTGTTTTTAAAACAGAACCTATCTTACAAGTCGAAGCAAGCCTGGCAGAAGCACAACTAATTGAAACAGCTTTGCTTAATATTGTGAATTTCCAAACGCTAATTGCGACAAAGGCCGCACGAATTCGTTCTGTCATTGAAGACGAAACATTTGCGGAATTTGGAACGAGACGTGCCCAAGAAATGGATGCAGCGATTTGGGGAACACGGGCGGCTTATATCGGTGGTTGCGATTCAACGAGTAATGTTCGCGCCGGGAAGATTTTCGGCATTCCGGTGTCTGGTACGATGGCTCATGCGATGGTTCAAGCTTACCGTGATGAACTGGAAGCATTTAGAAGCTATGCTAAAACACATTTTGATGCCATTTTCTTAGTAGATACATACGATACTTTAAAATCTGGAGTTCCAAATGCGATCAAAGTAGCACAAGAAATGGGAGACAAAATCAACTTTATCGGCATTCGTTTAGATAGTGGAGACATGGCTTTCTTATCCAAAAAAGCCCGCCAAATGTTAGATGATGCTGGTTTCACGGAAGCGAAGATTTTTGCTTCTAGTGATTTAGATGAACATACGATTTTGTCATTAAAAGCTCAAAAAGCGAAAATCGATTCATGGGGTGTTGGTACAAAACTAATTACTGCCTACGACCAACCAGCACTTGGAGCCGTTTATAAAATGGCTGCTATTGCGGATGAGAATGATATTTTACAAGACTCAATTAAACTTTCCAGTAATACAGAAAAAGTTTCGACACCAGGTAAGAAAAAAGTTTACCGCATTATTACCAATGAAGAAGGCTTAAAAGCAGAAGGGGACTATATTGCTTTGGCTGATGAATCCCTTGAAAACGTCGATAAGTTAACGATGTTCCACCCAGTGCATACGTACATCATGAAAACGGTGGAAAACTTTACTGCCCGTGAGCTGCTCGTACCAATTTTTAAAGATGGTGAGTTAGTATATGAAATGCCAACTTTAGACGAAATTAAAGCCTATAAAGAAGAAAATCTGGCGCTGCTTTGGGATGAGTATAAACGTACGGTGCGCCCGGAGCAATACCCAGTTGATTTAAGTGTCAAATGTTGGAAAAACAAAATGCGCAATATCGAAAAAGTCCGCAAAAGTGTACAGCTTCATTCACCAGTAGAATTAGATATGCCGTTTTAG
- a CDS encoding CDP-glycerol glycerophosphotransferase family protein: protein MKKLAIVIYMLAVKVIGCLARLFPVEQKVVFLISFEENPAAILKQMELDKVTPNTVVFYDPRLKVTNFSLDFLKLKPKNIAQFIPLMYHLNTAKVIVTDNYFVELAGVKLRHGASCIQIWHANGALKKFGWEDKAAQKRYSADKKRFQAVYKRFTNVVVGSDEMATIFQKSFLLDEAQMLKIGVPRTDYFFDEEKLKVNYDWTVKSLKLSNKKKLLYAPTFRDDELHSMSLHLDVAEMKRALGDEYQLILKLHPSISNDLEKLTDEFVVYADKETPIETLLPVVDILITDYSSIPFEFALLEKPMIFYTYDLQEYDKVRGLSDSFLETIPGNCAFTTAELVEEIKKASFDLEKVRQFALKWNKYSDGSSSERFVSLLKERLEK, encoded by the coding sequence GTGAAGAAACTAGCGATAGTTATTTATATGTTAGCTGTTAAAGTAATTGGCTGTTTGGCAAGGCTTTTTCCTGTGGAGCAAAAAGTGGTTTTTCTAATCAGTTTTGAAGAGAACCCCGCCGCTATTCTAAAACAAATGGAGCTTGATAAAGTTACTCCGAATACAGTCGTTTTCTATGATCCACGCTTAAAAGTAACGAACTTTTCACTAGACTTCTTGAAGTTAAAGCCTAAAAATATCGCTCAATTTATTCCACTGATGTATCATCTTAACACCGCCAAAGTGATTGTAACCGACAATTATTTTGTGGAATTAGCTGGAGTGAAATTACGACATGGCGCTTCTTGCATTCAAATTTGGCATGCGAATGGAGCACTTAAGAAGTTTGGCTGGGAAGATAAAGCAGCACAAAAAAGATATTCGGCAGATAAGAAACGATTCCAAGCCGTTTACAAACGTTTTACCAATGTAGTTGTTGGTTCAGATGAAATGGCAACTATTTTTCAAAAGTCCTTTTTGCTAGATGAAGCGCAGATGTTGAAAATAGGAGTTCCTAGGACAGATTATTTTTTTGATGAAGAGAAATTGAAAGTGAATTATGATTGGACAGTTAAATCATTAAAACTTTCGAATAAAAAAAAGCTATTATATGCGCCTACTTTTCGTGATGATGAGCTACACAGCATGAGTTTGCATTTAGATGTTGCCGAGATGAAACGAGCACTTGGCGACGAGTATCAGCTGATTTTAAAATTACATCCATCGATTAGTAATGATTTAGAAAAGTTGACGGATGAGTTTGTCGTGTATGCAGATAAAGAAACGCCAATCGAAACATTGCTTCCAGTAGTGGATATTTTAATTACTGATTATTCGTCTATTCCATTTGAATTCGCGCTACTTGAAAAGCCAATGATTTTTTATACGTATGATTTACAAGAATATGATAAAGTGCGAGGCCTTTCAGATAGCTTTTTAGAAACGATTCCAGGTAACTGTGCTTTTACAACTGCAGAACTTGTTGAAGAGATTAAAAAGGCATCCTTCGATTTAGAAAAAGTTCGTCAATTTGCTTTGAAATGGAATAAATATTCAGATGGGTCTTCCAGCGAACGATTTGTTTCGCTTTTAAAAGAACGACTAGAAAAGTAG
- a CDS encoding PTS sugar transporter subunit IIB, which translates to MKTLMIVCAGGVTSSLMAQNVVKSAVSEGLDAILVFPEDVKYKDRFRENFGGRDLVVVMGPVGGITAGKFRDYKEQVDAVLVAPQVKYMYKTVEEVLGELAIPCANIDSLDFGRMRGDKILVQGLALIDQKNSK; encoded by the coding sequence TTGAAAACATTAATGATTGTCTGCGCTGGAGGAGTGACTTCCAGCTTAATGGCACAAAATGTGGTAAAAAGTGCGGTTTCAGAAGGATTGGATGCTATACTTGTTTTTCCAGAAGATGTGAAGTATAAAGATCGTTTCCGTGAAAACTTTGGCGGGCGGGATTTAGTTGTTGTAATGGGTCCCGTTGGCGGAATAACGGCTGGGAAATTCCGCGATTATAAAGAACAAGTCGATGCAGTGCTAGTCGCGCCACAAGTAAAATACATGTATAAAACAGTAGAAGAAGTTTTAGGGGAACTAGCGATTCCTTGTGCCAATATTGATTCCCTTGATTTTGGTCGAATGCGCGGCGATAAGATTCTCGTCCAAGGTTTAGCGCTGATAGACCAGAAAAATTCCAAATAA